The following are encoded in a window of Salegentibacter mishustinae genomic DNA:
- a CDS encoding PorP/SprF family type IX secretion system membrane protein, translating into MKYLYLLLFCLMFSISGSAQQLPQFTQYMYNTISINPAYAGSRDGFSITALNRNQWAGVSGAPNTQTLSVHSPLTNDKVGLGLSIINDKTGYENYTYAYGDFAYRLDFSNDISLAMGLKAGMSYYNLDRELFTDQQVLNDPFFEDRFNKWTPNFGIGFYLSSQKWYVGASAPKLINNNNHEYSEFLAMEQIHYYLTGGYVFDLNENLKFRPTSLLKMTSGAPLSVDFSGTMIFNEKFYLGANWRIDDALGAFLDVELFDGFRAGYAYEYSISDIRPYTSGSHEILLIYEFRFQKTRYKSPRFF; encoded by the coding sequence ATGAAATACTTATACCTACTCCTATTCTGTCTTATGTTTTCCATATCTGGTTCAGCGCAGCAATTGCCGCAGTTTACCCAGTATATGTATAATACTATATCTATAAATCCAGCTTATGCCGGGAGCAGGGACGGGTTTTCTATAACTGCTTTAAATCGTAATCAATGGGCCGGAGTTAGCGGAGCGCCAAATACGCAAACGCTCTCTGTACATTCCCCACTTACAAACGATAAGGTAGGTCTTGGGCTTTCAATAATTAACGATAAAACCGGTTACGAGAATTATACCTATGCTTACGGAGATTTTGCTTATCGTCTAGATTTCAGCAATGACATCTCTCTGGCAATGGGTTTAAAGGCAGGAATGAGTTACTATAACCTGGATCGGGAATTATTTACCGATCAGCAGGTTTTGAATGATCCATTCTTTGAAGATAGATTCAATAAATGGACTCCCAATTTTGGGATTGGTTTCTATCTTTCTTCCCAAAAATGGTATGTGGGCGCATCTGCTCCTAAGCTAATTAACAACAACAATCACGAGTATAGTGAGTTTTTAGCCATGGAACAAATTCATTATTATCTTACCGGGGGATATGTTTTTGATTTGAATGAAAACCTGAAATTCAGGCCAACTTCTTTGCTAAAAATGACTAGCGGTGCCCCGCTTTCTGTAGATTTTTCAGGAACAATGATCTTCAACGAGAAATTTTACCTGGGAGCCAACTGGCGAATAGATGACGCTTTGGGCGCATTTCTGGATGTAGAACTTTTTGACGGGTTTAGAGCTGGTTATGCCTACGAATATTCAATTTCAGATATTAGACCATACACCTCTGGATCGCACGAGATATTACTTATTTATGAGTTCAGATTCCAGAAAACCCGATATAAATCTCCACGATTCTTCTAA